One Saimiri boliviensis isolate mSaiBol1 chromosome 17, mSaiBol1.pri, whole genome shotgun sequence genomic window carries:
- the FAAP100 gene encoding Fanconi anemia core complex-associated protein 100 isoform X2, with product MAGAAPRVRYLAGFGWPLGGLAASRPRVLCHEAEVFLSTGRELVYVCDREGGLLTAAFRFPDPVWHLELLAPRRLLYALCARRGLYCLSPGRAGGSRSTSQDDRDSEDSAQPCPVIPVDSDACVLPDAALCAFTVLDSVLVTLVQGPARWKMQLFERPSPGEDPRPGGQIGEVELSTYTPPAGVPGKPAAPHFFPVLCCVSPSGSRVPHDLGGSGGFSLEDALFGLLFGADATLLQSPVVLCGLPDGQLCCVILKALVTSSSAPGDPNGLVKILHHLEEPVIFIGALKTEPQAAEAAENLLPDEDVHSDCLVALGHQGRMLAIKASWDESGKLLPELREYHLPGPVLCAACGRGGLVYYSTPSNLCVVDLSRGSTPLSAEQPDEGPGGLPPVLCPASLGICSVISLSVSPRMQEGGTELLALSAKGRLLTCTLDLESEVPGSTRMTAESAGRRIKELLSGIGNVSERVSFLKKAVDQRNKALTSLNEAMNVSCALLSSGPGPRPISCTTSTTWSRLQTQDVLMATCVLENRSDFTLDQGWTLCIQVLTSSRALDLDSACSAITYTIPVDRLGPGTRREVTLPLGPGEDGGLDLPVTVSCTLFYSLREVVGGALAPSDSEDPFLDECPSDVLPEQEGVCLPLSRYTVDMLQCLRFPGLAPPHTRAPSPLSPPSDPVTTFLEACREPGGQPAGPTSLRAEYLPPSVASIKVSAELLRAALEDGHSGVPLCCATLQWLLAENAAVDVVTARALSSVQGVAPDGADVHLIVREVAMTDICPAGPIQAVEIQVESSSLADMCRAHHAVIGRMQILARATDLSVPQRRGARSTHRTLPGALRLPALREPVGPVLPLRVLGSLPSCCTLGPAGPHCPGSSGNLFLFTCVFI from the exons ATGGCCGGCGCCGCGCCGCGGGTCCGCTACCTGGCGGGCTTCGGCTGGCCTCTCGGGGGCCTGGCGGCGAGCAGGCCCCGCGTGCTGTGCCACGAGGCGGAGGTCTTCCTGTCCACCGGGAGGGAGCTCGTCTACGTGTGCGACCGGGAGGGCGGGCTGCTGACC GCGGCGTTCCGGTTCCCCGACCCGGTGTGGCACCTGGAGCTGCTGGCGCCGCGCAGGCTGCTGTACGCGCTGTGCGCCCGGAGGGGCCTCTACTGCCTGTCGCCGGGCCGCGCGGGCGGGAGCAG GTCTACGAGCCAGGATGACAGGGACAGCGAGGACAGTGCCCAGCCTTGCCCCGTGATCCCTGTGGACTCCGATGCCTGCGTCCTTCCCGATGCCGCGCTGTGCGCATTCACCGTCCTGGACAGTGTGCTGGTCACCCTGGTGCAGGGCCCTGCCCGGTGGAAGATGCAGCTGTTTGAGCGGCCCTCTCCAGGGGAGGACCCCCGGCCAGGAGGCCAGATCGGTGAGGTGGAGCTGTCCACCTACACCCCCCCAGCCGGGGTCCCAGGAAAGCCTGCAGCCCCCCACTTCTTCCCAGTGCTGTGCTGTGTGTCACCGTCAGGCTCCAGGGTCCCACACGACCTCGGGGGCTCCGGGGGCTTCTCACTGGAGGACGCCCTCTTTGGTCTCCTCTTTGGAGCCGATGCCACCCTCCTGCAGTCACCTGTGGTCCTCTGTGGTCTCCCTGATGGCCAGCTCTGCTGTGTGATCCTGAAGGCCCTGGTCACCTCCAGCTCAGCCCCTGGTGACCCAAATGGCCTTGTCAAGATCCTCCATCACCTGGAGGAGCCTGTCATCTTCATAGGGGCCCTGAAGACAGAGCCACAGGCTGCAGAAGCTGCAGAGAATTTGCTGCCTGACGAGGATGTGCACTCTGACTGCCTGGTGGCCCTTGGTCACCAGGGCCGGATGCTGGCCATCAAGGCCAGCTGGGATGAGTCCGGGAAGCTGCTGCCTGAGCTGCGGGAGTACCACCTCCCAGGCCCTGTGCTCTGTGCCGCCTGTGGCAGGGGTGGCCTCGTGTACTACAGCACCCCTTCCAACCTCTGCGTGGTGGATCTGTCTCGGGGAAGCACCCCGCTGAGCGCTGAGCAGCCCGATGAAGGCCCAGGAGGCCTGCCTCCCgtgctgtgcccagccagcctggGCATCTGCAGCGTCATCTCGCTGTCCGTGTCTCCCAGGATGCAGGAAG GTGGCACCGAGCTCCTGGCCCTGTCTGCCAAAGGCCGCCTGCTGACCTGCACGCTGGACCTGGAGTCAGAGGTGCCTGGCTCAACCAGGATGACCGCAGAGAGTGCAGGCCGGAGGATTAAGGAGCTGCTGTCTGGGATAGGCAACGTCTCTGAGAG AGTGTCTTTTCTGAAGAAAGCGGTTGACCAGCGGAACAAGGCCCTGACAAGCCTCAACGAGGCCATGAACGTGAGCTGTGCACTGCTGTCGAGCGGTCCGGGTCCCAGGCCCATCTCCTGCACCACCAGCACCACCTGGAGCCGCCTGCAGACGCAGGACGTGCTGATGGCCACCTGTGTGCTGGAGAACCGCAGCGACTTCACCCTGGACCAGGGGTGGACCCTGTGCATCCAGGTGCTCACCAGCTCCCGTGCCCTCGACCTGGACTCGGCCTGCTCGGCCATCACCTACACCATCCCCGTGGACCGGCTCGGCCCCGGCACCCGGCGGGAGGTGACGCTACCCCTCGGCCCTGGTGAGGATGGCGGGCTCGACCTGCCCGTGACCGTGTCCTGCACACTCTTCTACAGCCTCAGGGAGGTGGTGGGCGGAGCCCTGGCCCCTTCGGACTCTGAGGACCCCTTTTTAGATGAGTGCCCCTCCGACGTGCTGCCTGAGCAAGAAGGTGTCTGCCTGCCCCTGAGCAGGTACACGGTGGACATGCTGCAATGCCTGCGCTTCCCTGGCCTGGCCCCGCCACACACACGGGCCCCCTCCCCGCTCAGCCCCCCGAGTGACCCTGTGACCACTTTTCTGGAAGCTTGCCGGGAGCCGGGTGGCCAGCCAGCAGGACCCACCTCCCTGCGGGCTGAGTACCTGCCCCCGTCTGTGGCCTCCATCAAGGTGTCAGCGGAGCTGCTCAGGGCTGCGTTGGAGGACGGCCACTCAG GCGTGCCCCTGTGCTGTGCCACCCTGCAGTGGCTCCTGGCTGAGAATGCTGCTGTGGATGTTGTGACGGCCCGAGCACTATCTTCGGTCCAGGGAGTGGCCCCTGATGGCGCTGACGTTCACCTCATCGTCCGAGAG GTGGCCATGACCGACATCTGCCCAGCAGGGCCCATCCAGGCCGTGGAGATTCAAGTGGAAAGCTCCTCTCTGGCCGACATGTGCAGGGCGCACCATGCCGTCATCGGGCGCATGCAG